The DNA sequence AGTAAACCAACCCTATGTATATCAATATATAAAAATGCGAAATGTGATTTTCACCAATTTCAGAAAATCATGTATTTTAAGACTACGCTGAAACCTGCTCTTAATTCTCATGAAATATAAATTATAATTTTCCcctgcaggtgtttcagccctAATTGATAATTCCTATGCGTTTGTATGTGCGGAAGTCAACGGTTTGCTTTGCAAAGGTGACTTTAATTCAACGACACGATTTGATGTTCTCATTTGTTGTTTATCTACAACAGATTATGATATCGTCACAAattacactacttttgaccggggacCCATAAGGCAGTGCGTTTTTATAGTGATTTAAGGTTCCATATCAGTCACAGCCACTCTCAGGTTCAGTAGGACAATGGTTGGCTTGGCGACGTGACATCACTTCCTCCCGTACTGTCCGGCTGCATCCCGAATTGCACCCTTTTCtctacatggtgcactactttatgtTGGTCATGGAtgtgttctctcgctctctctctctaatcaggACACCTCGTGTCACATGTTTTAGTGTGGCTCTTCCCCTCATTAGAAGAGACTAAAATCAGGAcacatcttccttcctctacaACAGTTCCAGTCCAacctcctttcccccctcctcaTCATTTCACATTGAGATAAGGACCAGCCTGTATGTATTGGTAGCCTGAGAGTGACTAGCTTCATTGGTTAGTAAAGAATGATGGCCTTCTTGTACTGCGCGGCTAACCTGTTGACGCGTACGGCGCGGCTAACCTGTTGACGCGTACGGCGCGGCTAACCTGTTGACGCGTACGGCGCGGCTAACCTGTTGACGCGTACGGCGCGGCTAACCTGTTGACGCGTACGGCGCGGCTAACCTGTTGACGCGTACGGCGCGGCTGACCTGTTGACGCGTACGGCGCGGCTGACCTGTTGACGCGTACGGCGCGGCTGACCTGTTGACGCGTACGGCGCGGCTGACCTGTTGACGCGTACGGCGCGGCTGACCTGTTGACGCGTACGGCGCGGCTGACCTGTTGACGCGTACGGCGCGGCTGACCTGTTGACGCGTACGGCGCGGCTGACCTGTTGACGCGTACGGCGCGGCTGACCTGTTGACGCGTACGGCGCGGCTGACCTGTTGACGCGTACGGCGCGGCTAACCTGTTGACGCGTACGGCGCGGCTAACCTGTTGACGCGTACGGCGCGGCTAACCTGTTGACGCGTACGGCGCGGCTAACCTGTTGACGCGTACGGCGCGGCTAACCTGTTGACGCGTACGGCGCGGCTAACCTGTTGACGCGTACGGCGCGGCTAACCTGTTTGCAAAGCAGAGATTTTCATGTTCTTGAGCATGACGACGACAACAACGGCGTTTGTTTAAATTGTGAATTGTTTAACTTAAAAGAAACCAGCAGCTTTTTCTTTTATTTACATTTGTCCAGATGTAACCCCCATAGAAGCTGTTCTGTTTCCCTAATATTGTAAAATAAAAGATCAGATTTGTCTACTTGTGAGGCTGGTTTTGATTTATTCAGAGTGGATGGATTGGAGTGTTGTCATGGACAGTTCTTTAAGTCAGAGACTTGTTTATTTCTTCAAACAATTAATCTTTTTTTATTGATTTTTAAGAATTGCAATAATGAAGCTGATCAACGACCATCCATTGTTGATAGTTTGATAAACTTAGAAGGAAACATGGGTctttcttatatatatatatatatatatctctgacACTAAAAATGCTTAGTCATGGCTGATTCCACCCCTCCCCTGCAGCTCGGGGGCATACAAGCCATCTTGGGTTAATCTTGTGAGTTTTCTGGTGTTTCTCAGACGCCAAGATGATTTAGAAACAACGAGGGGTTTGTGTGTTTTCTCCTCCAGGCCGTCTCTAGCTCGAGTCCCCAAACACCAACTCATTCTATGGAATGCAGGTTGTAGGTTTAATCACCAAGCCATCACAAATCCATTTCTTAGTGTCAAGCCCCAGAGGCCCAACTCACCTCACACACAGATGAGAGTACTGAGAAACCTCATTCGATGCAGTAAAACAGTATTGTAACATCTTGTAATTTTTTCTACCATCGTGTTCAGTTAAATACATTGCATCTCTGTCTAATCTTTATCACCTCTTGTTCTGTCTGCATATTTTATATCAAGGATGAGATGGGCGGGGCATCAGTTGAACAAGAGAAACACAAAATAAACACTCTTGTTTTTAAATACAAAATCATTTTAATAGTCTGTAAAAATGTTGTACAAAAGCGTTGTCCTTTTACGTTTTTGTAAATGAACGAATCGCTTCTCATGTCGTTCATCTCCCAGGAGTCTTTAGTTGGATGTTGTCAGTATTTAATGAAGTTTATACAATCCACTGTTGTGGTGTTAAGGCCTCTTGATATTGCCATTAAAAACATTCTGTTAGTCAAATGGTTTGTCTTTTTCCGTTGTTGTTTTGAATCAGTGTATAACATGGGCTGTCTCAAATTTTACAACCCTTTTTCCCCCTGTACAGTGCTCTACGTTTCGACCAGGGCCTTATGGGCTGTCCAATCACACCTTCTAGTTTCGCAGTTCagtcaaaacaacaaacaaaatacattacaaaaaaaaaaaaatgtctcaaCGAGCAGAAATTCCCTCATTCGCCGCCCCCCAAAAATGTTCTTCAATTGAAACAGTAATTTGTTTGGTCCAGTGCTGCTCAACAGACGTAACAGTGGAATGACACAACCATAAACGTGAGGCACATTCAGCAGGATGCTAATGTTTAACGTTCAGATGGAAATATGCTATgtattctgaacaaaaatataaatgcaactaTGTTAAATGATTttacttagtgtgtgtgtgtatataaatcgaaaagtcaattgaaatacatttatttaggcccaaatctatggattccacatgactgggcaggggtccAGCCATTGCTGGGCCTTGGGAGGGCATAGACTCACCCACTGGGTTGCCAgaaaggcccagccaatcagaattagtttttttcTCCCGCAAAAGAGCTTCTAtttcagacagaaatactccgacatacggaacatttctggaatcttgtatttcagctcatgagacatgagaccaacacttaacttgtttttaaaatatatttttggggtcGGTAGAGAAACGTGCAGCTAGAGTCACGTCAGCTCTATAGGTGGAATTTACTGAACACGCCTTGGATCAATCAATTCCCCCTGTTGGAATTACAAGCCTTGGATCAATCAATTCCCCCTGTTGGTATAACAAGCCTTGGATCAATCAATTCCCCCTGTTGGTATAACAAGCCTTGGATCAATCAATTCCCCCTGTTGGTATAACAAGCCTTGGATCAATCAATTCCCCCTGTTGGTATAACAAGCCTTGGATCAATCAATTCCCCCTGTTGGTATAACAAGCCTTGGATCAATCAATTCCCCCTGTTGGTATAACAAGCCTTGGATCAATCAATTCCCCCTGTTGGTATAAAAAGCCTTGGATCAATCAATTCCCCCTGTTGGTATAACAAGCCTCGGATCAATCAATTCCCCCTGTTGGTATAACAAGCCTCGGATCAATCAATTCCCCCTGTTGGTATTACTATGAACTACTGAATTATCGCGTTGCCAAGCAGCACTGTACTATATTACTGAATACCAGAATAATCGCGTTGCCTAGCAGCACTGTACTATATTACTGAATACCAGAATTCACATTTTGTTCAGTAAAGTGGAACTTGTttgtttgattttattttattttttaaaccctGAACTACCTGTTGACTCCCAATTCTCTGAAATGGTTTCCGGAGTAAGAGTTTATGCATTGCTTTTACTTTCACATATTCAGGGCTCTCTGTTTTAGAGGTCATTTAAGAGTAATGGTTAAGACCATATTATCAAGACAAACATCTcaattaaaaaataaaagtatTGAAAATGTGGTATTGAAAACACTACTCCCACATTAATTAGCCTTTTTACATGAATGATAGATTGTCAAGTGTACAAGCCgaacgtttttttttcttcacatttgtGTCTTCCCTTAATTATTCAGCCTTGAACATACAGGGTAAACATAAACGGCCTAATTCAGGGTAatatacagtttaagtcggaagtttacatacacttaggttggagtcattggggcggcagggtagcctagtggttagagcgttggactagtaaccgaaaggttgcaagttcgaatccccgagctgacaaggtacaaatctgtcgttctgcccctgaacaggcagttaacccactgttccaaggccgtcattgaaaataagaatctgttcttaactgacttgcctagttaaataaaggtaaaattaaatttaaaacaaattttcaaccactccacaaaatgtcttgttaacaaactatagtttttgcaagtttGTTTGCATGagacacaagttatttttccaacaattgtttagacatattatttatcttataattcactctttgcttgacatcatgggaaaatcaaaagaaatcagccaagacctcaggaaaaaaattgtagacctccacaagtctggttcatccttgggagcaatttccaaacgcctgaatgtaccacgttcatctgtacaaacaatagtacgcaagtataaacaccatgggaccacgcagctgtcataccgctcaggcaGGAGACGcgtttggtgcgaaaagtgtaaatcaattccagaacaacagcaaaggaccttgtgaagatacaaaattatctatagccacagtaaaaacgagtcctatatcaacaacctgaaaggccactcagtaaggaagaagccactgctccaaaacccccattaaaaaaacagactatggtttgcgactgcacatggggacaaatattgtagtttttgcagaaatgtcctctggtctgatgaaacaaaaatagaactgtttggccataatgaccatcgttatgtttggaggaaaagggggaggcttgcaagcccgaaaaacaccatctcaaccgtgaagcacgggggtggcagcatcatgttgtgggggtgctttgctgcaggacagtctggtgcacttcacaaaatagacagCATCATggggtaggaaaattatgtggatatattgaagcaacatctcaagacctcagtcaggaagttaaagcttggtcgcacatgtgtcttccaaatggacaatgaccccaagcatacttccaaagttgtggcaaaatggcttaatgacaacaaagtcaaggtattggagaggccatcacaaagccctgacctcaatcctatagaaaatttgtgggcagaactgaaaaagtgtgtgcgagcaaggaggcctacaaacctgactcagttacaccagctctgtcaggaggaatgggccaaaattcacccaacttattgtgggaagcttgtggaaggctacccgaaatgtttgacccaagttaaacaatttaaaggcaatgctaccaaatactaattaagtgtacgtaagcttctgacccactgggaatgtgatgaaggaaataaaagctgaaataaatcattctctctactattattctgacatttcacattcttaaaataaagtggtgttccaAACGGACCTAAAAAGGGGAATTctgactaggattaaatatcaggaattgtgaaaaacatagtttttaaatgtatttagctgaggtgtatgtaaacttccgacttcaactgtataaagcTGATGATTCTCCTAGTTTTTGGTCCAAGGCTGGTAGAAGATACAGGTGAGCTCCAGTCTCTGGGGCTGGGCTAGTAATGTGGTGTGTTAGGAGGCCAGGTATACTGTGTGTGCCAAATGGcgtcctattccctatttagtacgCTCGTTTCGATGGGGAataagggtgtcatttgggacgtacTTGGAGACctctcactacactacagaacccTCGCACAGAAACCCTCTCCTCTTATTGCTTGCTTGTTAAGAAGTTTTGGATCTGTTCTCGTCTTTTAACCgccccccccctaaaaaaaaataaaagaaacgTCCATTTTTTTCTCTCCCCGAAAAGCAGGACTGTATCCTTGACACCTTGCGTCAAAATCTTTTCTCTTTTCGCTGTGACTCTTGACAGGCTCTTGTGAATGTATGGGATATGCTGACATTTGCTGGTGTattcaggggtgtattcattagtgcacaccgcaacaaaaattttttttttttttttgcaacagaaaacattTTGCTCACCGAAAAAAGAGATTCTATTGGGCAAAAGTCAGGTAGGTGCTTCCCTGTTTCGCCCCCTGTCTTGTTTCTGCTTGTTCgtagtgaatacaccccagatGAACAATACGTCTCTTTGGGGTTAAATCGTTATGTTGAAGAAAGAATCATCAGGTCATTCACAATAAAAACACTGACTCACTCAAACTCACCATCTACCCCCGACACCCAGGCACAGAGATTCACATAAAGACAACCTTCCTGCTCTTAATCAACCCAATAATCACATTTTACACAGTTGGCACAGATTATTGAAATAATCCACTATAGGATATTCTTAGTTATATAAAGCAaaaataataattcacatttgaagaacatatatatttttttaaacaaagtaTTAAATGAATAATCTCAGCCTGCTGTTCTCCCGTCTCTCCGTTTCTCACTGTTATTTATAAATATGATACACCTGGCGTCGTGATCCTCAAACTACCACTGACACGGTATATCGCCTACTGAATTTGATTTAATCTCACATGTACCTCAAATGAAGTATCTAGAAGATAATGCTTGGGTGTACATTTCTCTGCATttcctgtttttatttttttatttttgtggTGCCTAGTCTTTATCCCTCGTTCTCCTCGCTTGGTTAAAGCGGACCGGACGTTTTGAAACAGGCTGAGTTCTTCACCCCTTTTTTCCAGGTGTCCCTCATCTCAGGAGTCTCTAGAGGTTTCCTTGTAGGATGCTAGTGATGGCCTGGTCCAGTAGGGAGGCGGGGCCTGCAACCGGGCACGCCCCCTGGATCCGGGGCTGGGCTGCAGCCGTAGGACCCTGCAGGCGCTGCAGCTCCAGGATGCTGTCGATGGCACTCTGCAGGTGTTCACTGAGGGTGTTGTCCTCTGGCAGGGGGGGTTGGGGGCTAGGACTAGCCTCGGGCCTGTAGCTGGTCTGGGGAAGAGGCTGGGGTCTGTAGCTGGCCTGGGGAAGAGGCTGGGGCCTGTCGCTGATCTGGGGAAGAGGCTGGGGCCTGTCGCTGATCTGGGGAAGAGGCTGGGGCCTGTCGCTGATCTGGGGAAGAGGCTGGGGTCTGTCGCTGGTCTGGGGAAGAGACTGGGGTCTGTCGCTGGTCTGGGGAAGAGACTGGGGTCTGTCGCTGGTCTGGGGAAGAGACTGGGGTCTGTCGCTGGTCTGGGGAAGAGACTGGGGTCTGTCGCTGGTCTGGGGAAGAGACTGGGGTCTGTCGCTGGTCTGGGGAAGAGACTGGGGTCTGTCGCTGGTCTGGGGAAGAGACTGGGGTCTGTCGCTGGTCTGGGGAAGAGACTGGGGTCTGTCGCTGGTCTGGGGAAGAGACTGGGGTCTGTCGCTGGTCTGGGGAAGAGGCTGGGGTCTGTAGCTGGCCTGGGGAAGAGGCTGGGGCATGTCGCTGGTCTGGGAAAGAGACTGGGGCCTGTCGCTGGTCTGGGGAAGAGACTGGGGTCTATTGCTGGTCTGGGAAAGAGACTGGGGCCTGTAGCTAGTTTGGGAAAGAGGCtggtgtctgtctctggtctgggaAAGAGACTGGGGCCTATAGCTGGTCTGGGAAAGAGGCAGGGGCCTATAGCTGGTCTGGGAAAGAGGCAGGGGCCTATAGCTGGTCTGGGGAAGAGGCTGGGGTCTGTCGCTGGTCTGTGGAAAAGGCGGGGGCCTGTAGCTGGTCTGGGGGAAAGGCTGGGGCCTGTAGCTGGTCTGTGGAAAAGGCGGGGGCCTGTAGCTGGTCTGTGGAAAAGGCTGGGGCCTGTCGCTGTGCCTGTCCGCCTGGAATGGGAGGTCCGGAAGCGTGAGCCTGAAGCGTTTCAGTTTGGGGGTACTCATCTCTCCAGGGTCTGAAGGGGGAGGCTCTAGACAGGCAGTCTGTGGGTCTAAGCTCGGCATAGTAAGGGAGTTTGGGGAACTTATATTTTGTGAACCCTGTGCTGCTGTCTGAATCTGTGCAACAGATTCCCTGCTGTCACTATGGTGACCATGTGGGATGTCCTCTACTACTTTGGAGGGCAGGGCTCCGTTCGACATCTCCTCATCGATTGGATGGTAGGAGGTCCTATGGGAGGAGCCCTGCTCAGTCAGATCAACACTCCCATTGATCAGTTGGCCGGTGTAGTACCGCTTTTGACCAGAGGGGGCAGTATCATGCACGGTGTCACAGGCTGAGTTGTGAACCACCATCCTGGATCCAGCCTTGTGTTTGATGGTGAGCCTAAGGCCTCCGCGGCTGGTGGAGTGGTAGGTCCTGAGTCCCGGGGGTCGGTCGGAGAGTCTGGTCCAagctggggaggaggggaggctgCCAGACCGATCCAGCCCCACACGGGATGACGCGGAGCTGGAGGACTCAGATGCATGCAGGGTCATCAGGAAGGACTCTGTGGAAGATACAAGCATAAAGGTACAAGGGGAGGGAACGCTACACATCGGTACATTACATAACACTGACTGACTATGTTCACAGAAGAGCTCATTTAACTTCAAAGAAAGACATTAAAATGACGTTTCTGGTTAAACATCACAGTGCTTCACTTTTAGCCCAGTAGGTACACTACACCtgtacctgtacacctgtaccagtaggtacactacacctgtacacctgtaccaGTAGGTACAtgacacctgtacacctgtaccagtaggtacactacacctgtaccagtaggtacactacacctgtacacctgtatgTACACTACACCTATACACCTGAACTTGTAGGTACACTACACCtgtacctgtacacctgtacctgtaggtacactacacctgtacctgtacacctgtacCTGTAGGTACACTACACCTGTACACCATAGGTACACTACAACTGTACACCTGTACCTGTAGGTGCACTACACCtgtacctgtacacctgtacctgtaggtacactacacctgtacctgtaggtacactacacctgtacctgtaggtacactacacctgtacacctgtagGTACACTACACCATGTACCAGTAGGTACActacacctgtacctgtaccagtaggtacactacacctgtacctgtacacctgtacCTGTAGGTACACTACACCTGTACCAGTAGGTACACTACACCTGTACCAGTAGGTACACTACACCTGTACCTGTAGGTACACTACACCTATACCTGTAGGTACACTACACCTGTAACTGTACCTGTATACCACTACCTGTAGGTACACTACACCTGTACCTGTACACCACTACTTGTCGTCACTTGTacaactctaaccctaaccctacactacACCTGCACACCTCTACCTGTAGGTACACTACACCTGTACCAGTACACCTGTACCTGTAGGTACactacacctgtacacctgtacctgtaggtacactacacctgtacctgtacacctgtaccagtaggtacactacacctgtacacctgtaccaGTAGGTACAtgacacctgtacacctgtaccagtaggtacactacacctgtaccagtaggtacactacacctgtaccagtaggtacactacacctgtaccagtaggtacactacacctgtacctgtaggtacactacacctgtacctgtaccagtaggtacactacacctgtacctgtaccaGTAGGTACACTACACCTGTACCAGTAGGTACACTACACCTGTACCAGTAGGTACACTACACCTGTACCAGTAGGTACACTACACCTGTACCAGTAGGTACACTACACCTATACCTGTAGGTACACCTATACCTGTAGGTACACTACACCTGTAACTGTACCTGTACACCTCTATCTGTAGGTACACTACACCTGTAACTGTACACCACTACTTGTAGTCACTtgtacaaccctaaccctaaccctacactacACCTGTACACCTCTACCAGTAGGTACactacacctgtacacctgtacctgtaggtacactacacctgtacctgtacacctgtacCTGTAGGTACACTACACATGTACATGTACACCAGTAGGTACACTACACCTGTACTTGTACACCAGTAGGTACACTACACCTGTACTCCTGTACACCTGTAGGTACACTACACCTATACACCTGAACTTGTAGGTACACTACACCtgtacctgtacacctgtacctgtacctgtaggtACACTACACCTGTACACCATAGGTACACTACACCTGTACACCTCTACCTGTAGGTGCACTACACCTGTacctgtacatgtaggtacactacacctgtgtacctgtacatgtaggtacactacacctgtacacctgtacatgtaggtacactacacctgta is a window from the Oncorhynchus keta strain PuntledgeMale-10-30-2019 chromosome 35, Oket_V2, whole genome shotgun sequence genome containing:
- the LOC118368021 gene encoding uncharacterized protein LOC118368021: MDVEGKAFTLDVHPPSPRPQWPPGPHTVQGPNTVRWLHTVQEPQYDQGPQSHREQDQWLRAVQTAQQSKTKVAGPVAKEREQRLTETMCRLQQQLCQDQRPVQSPYICSPFSSLGEAVTQLLPYHTCAGHLPSQDDFNLVDKQFDTVSGFLLKRTKDMLNKYRQLLLGEALQVMPSAEMVMLDRLFLQSERFSLGEDRHRARRDPESFLMTLHASESSSSASSRVGLDRSGSLPSSPAWTRLSDRPPGLRTYHSTSRGGLRLTIKHKAGSRMVVHNSACDTVHDTAPSGQKRYYTGQLINGSVDLTEQGSSHRTSYHPIDEEMSNGALPSKVVEDIPHGHHSDSRESVAQIQTAAQGSQNISSPNSLTMPSLDPQTACLEPPPSDPGEMSTPKLKRFRLTLPDLPFQADRHSDRPQPFPQTSYRPPPFPQTSYRPQPFPQTSYRPPPFPQTSDRPQPLPQTSYRPLPLSQTSYRPLPLSQTSYRPQSLSQTRDRHQPLSQTSYRPQSLSQTSNRPQSLPQTSDRPQSLSQTSDMPQPLPQASYRPQPLPQTSDRPQSLPQTSDRPQSLPQTSDRPQSLPQTSDRPQSLPQTSDRPQSLPQTSDRPQSLPQTSDRPQSLPQTSDRPQSLPQTSDRPQSLPQTSDRPQPLPQISDRPQPLPQISDRPQPLPQISDRPQPLPQTSYRPEASPSPQPPLPEDNTLSEHLQSAIDSILELQRLQGPTAAAQPRIQGACPVAGPASLLDQAITSILQGNL